ATATCATGCAGCACGAAGGTATTCTTTTCGGTCGACTGCACCAGCATACGTTGCGCGAAAATGTCCCTGATCGGCTCACGTTCCTTGAATGCGTCTCTCCCGAAAATCTCTTCGCAGTTGCGGGCCGTAAATGCACCGGATCGCCACCAATAGTATCTGAAAACCTGGAGAGCAAGATGTTCATTGGAGCGAGGCGCGATCGCCAGATCGTAATACAACTGCTTCTCGAGCGGGGAAAGTTCGTCGGCGGCGAGGAGCAGCGCCCGCGTCACGATCCTATGATCGGGATTGAATTCCTCCGGCAGTTCTGAATTGCCCTCGAGATCAAGGAAGCTGATTTCGAGTTGCGGTCTCGAGTCCAACGCATTGCCCATTTTCGACCAGAAATGCTTTTCCAGTCCAGCCATCCTCCACGCGCTCGCAAAGGCGGCCAGCGCGAGCGGGTGATAATTCAGTTTCCGAATAACGCTCTCGATGGGCCCGAGATCGTAAGCGTAATCTCGAGCTGCAGGGGCAGCTATGGATTTCTCCAATCTCTGGTCGATCCGCAGAACTTTCCGAGCGAAATCCCGAATGCGCTCCAGTCCTTCGGACGGCGTCAGATCCTCGCAGTCTTTGACGGCGTAGGCCGCGACGATCCACCATGCGAACTCTTCCCGGTCGTGGTCATCCTTGTCGAGCTCGAGCGTATGCGACTGGAATTTATTGTGATCGATCGCTCCATCGCGCAGTGGCGCGTTGCCATAAAACGCTGCATAGCGCCGCTGGGACGTAATGAGCAGTCGGATCGGGCGCGAGTCGCCGGATTGCGTGATCGCGTCGAGCAGTTCCTTGATCTTTGGGTGATCGGGATTCCAAAGGTCGTCGATCAAGATGAGTAGGCTTTTCGTCGACGACAGGGTGGGCGCCGCTTGGATGATCGACCGAATCGCCGAAGCAGTGTCGGCAATGCTCCGGTCGGTCCTGAGATAGAACTCCTCCAAAAATTTCTCGAAAAAATCAGCATATCGACGTTCATTTTGCAGATCCTCGGCCTTCGTGGCATCGACATGGAGCAGCCGAATCAAGGCGGCCCGCAGCTTGCGATCTTCCGATGGTGCCGGGATTTTGCGGCCGATCCAGCTCAATATATCGAAGCCGAGGTCAATCCATTGCCTTCCGATATTGGCGTCTTCGAATCTTCTCTTGTTCATGTCGTCGCTGGGCTTCGGCGCCGAAAAGAATTTGCGGCGCTCAGAGTCGAAGCGATTGAAATAATCGCGGGCGAGAAACGATTTGCCGGTTCCGCTCATGCCGACTATGGCGACGCGCCCCGTCGCTTGAAGCTTTTTTTCGAGGACATCGAGAAGATTCTGCCGCGGAACGCGCCTCCAAAGGAGATGTGACACAGTATGCGGCTCTGCGGAGCGGGCCTCGGCGACTTTTGCGGCTTCCGCTTTCGTCGCTTTCAGCAAGGCGTCAAGATAATCAATTTGGGCTTTTCGCATCGTGTCGAGATAGGCGCGGCGCTCGTTGCCTGCGTTGCGCTTTGGCTTCGGAGGCCATTCGGGTTCGGCATCAAGCTGGAGGTCGCACTTCAAAAGTTGCGAGATTTTAACACGCAACGTTTCCGCTTTGGCCTTGTTGAACTGATCCGCCTTCGACGGCTTGAGCTGCTGTTGCTCCTTCGCATTCCAACCGAGCCATGCGCAGACGTTTCGCCGCCCTGTTGTTTCAACGAAAAAAGAGCGGAATTCTCGCGCTGCCTCGGTCTGCGGCAGGGTGGCGGCTATCTCGATCAATTCGACGATCGCCTTGACGAGCGGATTCGCTTCTTCAATCATTTTCGTCGATTCACAAGCTTGAAAAGATGCGGGCGATCGCTGAAGGCGACAAGGTGTGGCGCGCCATGGAGTGAGACGACCTCGGCCATGACCGGCGCGAAGTCGAGCCGTATCGGCGCTGCGGCTTCACAACCGAGAGCCTCCCACAGGCGAATGGCTTTATCCTGACCCAGACTCAGAACGCGGGGACGGCCGGCGAAATCCGGCAGGAACTGCACGCCAGAGACCTCATCGTCATGCCGCATTGTCGCGCCGAGCGGATTGCCAGTCAGCGCGTCCCACCAGCGGATGGTGTGGTCCCGAGACCAGCTCAGCACGCGCGGGCGGCCGATGACATCGGGCAGGAACTGCGCGCCGACGACCCAGTCGTCATGCTGTATCGTCGTACCGATTGGCTCGCCGGTCAGCGCGTCCCACCAGCGGATGCTGCAGTCGCGAGACCAGCTCAGCACGCGGGGGTATCCATCGACATCGGGCAGGAACTGCGCGCCGACGACCGAGTCGTCATGCCGCATCGTCGCGCCGATTGCCTCACCGGTCAGCGCGTTCCACCAGCGGATTTTGTTCGCCGACCAGCTCAGCACACGGGGGCAGCCGTCGACCTCTGGCAAGAACTGCGCGCCGACGACCCAGTCGTCATGCTGTATCGTCGTACCGATTGGCTCGCCGGTCAGCGCGTCCCACCAGCGGATGGTGTGGTCCCGAGACCAGCTCAGCACGCGGGCTCGACCCTCTACATCGGGCACGAACTGCACGCCTAAGACCCAGTTGTTGTGGCGCATCGTCGCGCCGATTGGCTCTCCGGTCAACGCATCCCATTGGCGGATGGTGTGGTCCCAAGACCAACTCAGCACACGGCGGTATCCGTTGACATCAGACAGGAACTGCGCGCCGACGACCGAGTGGTCATGCCGCATCATCGCCCCGAGAGGTTCGCCGGTCAGCACATTCCACCAGCGGGTGGTGTGGTCGCATGACCAGCTCAGCACGCAGGGGCAATCGTCGACATCCGGTAGGAACTGCGCGCCATTTGTTTTATTATCATGCCGCATCGTCGCCCCGAGAGGTTCGCCGGTCAGCACATTCCACCAGCGGATGGTGTGGTCGTATGACCAGCTCAGTACAAGGGGAGCGCCGTCGACATCCGGCAGGAACTGCGCGCCAAGGACTGGGCCGTCGTGCCGCATCGTGGTACCGATCGGCTCGCCGGTCTGCGCGTCCCACCAACGGATAGTGTAGTCGGTAGACCAGCTCAGCACGCGGGGACGGCCGTCGACGTCGGGCAGGAATTGTGCACCGCAGACCCAGGCGTCATGCTGCATCGTCGCGGCGATCGGCTCGCCAGTCCGCGCATCCCACCACTGAATGGCTCCGTCCTCGTACCAACTCAGCACGCGGGAGCGGCCGTCGACATCCGGCAGGAACTGCGCGCCGAGGACCCAGCCGTCATGCCGCATTATCGCGCCTGGCTCGCCGGTCTGCGCGTCCCACCAGCGGATGGTGCAGTCCCGAGAGTAGCTCAGCACGCGGGGGCAGCCGTCGACATCGGGCAGGAACTGCGCGCCAAGGACCGAGCCGCCGTGCCGCATCTCCTCGCCGATCGGCTCGCCGGTCCGGGCGTCCCACCAGCGGATGGTTTGGTCGTCGGACCAGCTCAGTATGCGGGGGCAGCCATCGACATCGGGCAGGAACTGTGCGCCGAGGACCCAGCCGTCGTGCCGCATTATCGCGCCTGGCTCGCCGGTCAGCGCGTCCCACCACCGGACGGTGTTGTCGCAGGACCAGGTCAGCACGCGTTGACGCCCGTCCACGTCGGGCAGGAATTGTGCGCCGCAGACCCAGGCGTCATGCTGCATCGTCACGCCGTTTGGCTCGCCCGTCAACGCGTCCCACCACTGGATGATTCCGTCACCGGACCAGCTCAGCACGCGGGGGGGCCGTCGACATCGGCCAGAAACTGCGCACCAATGAATGCTTGCTCACACCGTATCGTCGCGCCGATGGGCTGGCCGGTCAGCGCGTCCCACCAACGAATGAAGTTGGCCTCGTCCCAGCTTATCACGCTAGGGCGTCCCCCGATACCAGACAGGAACTGCGCGTCCTTGACACCACCATCGTGGCACATCGTCGCGCCGAGCGGCTCACCAGTTATCGCGTCCCACCATCGGATGGTGTGGTCGTCGGACCAGCTAAGCACGCGGGGTTTTCCGTCGACATCGGACAGGTAATGAGCACCTCTGACCGGCCCCTCATGCCCCTCGATGATCATGATCAGCCCAGAGGAGCCGTCATCTTCCGACCGCCGCGTCGGCGCAAAGCGCAGCCCCGGAGCCAGTCGCTCGGGTTCGAGCAGCCCTGCCGCGATATTCGCAAGTTTCTCTGGATGGGCGCGCAGCTCCAATTGCGCGACCAGCTGCCGGCGATCACGGCGCAGCACATGCGCCGACCGTCGCACGACCTTGCGCAAATGTTGCAGCGCCGGATCGTCGGCGCTCGCATTATCCAGCAGGCGCAGCAAACGCCCGGCATTGCCCGTTAGCGAATTCAAACTTCTTCTCCCGAAACGACAGCTTCGAGCCTCATGGCCCCGCCCCGCTTCCGGGCGATAATCTCGCCGCGCCAAATCCTCCTCAACTTACGGATATCCCCAGAATGCTTCAAGGCGGCGAGAAGCCTGGCGCGCAACACTTCGTCGAGCTCCGGCACGGCGTCCGCCGGCGCGCCGAGCTCGCGCGCGAACTGCTCGCGAAACCCCGCGACGATCGCGTCGAGATCGTCTCGCCCCGGCTCCCGGCAGACGATCACGCGCAGCCGCGAGGAAAGTGCGAGCGGGAGGTCCGAAACGCTGTTGGCGGTCGCGATCCAGCCAATCCGTGAGGCGTCGACTGCGCGATCGAGAAACGCATCGCGAAAATTTCCCGCCGTCGTGGGCTCCAGCAAAGGCAGGAGCGCATCGAGCGCCTGACCGTGATGCGCGGATGTCCCCGTCTTGTCGATCTCATCGAGAACGATCATCGGGTCTGCCTGGCCGGTTTCCAGAAAGGCGCGGACCGGCAAGGAGGCCTGAGCGCCCGAATAGACGGGGTTGGACCCGACGATGGTCATTCCCTCCGACAGCGCCGCCATCGGCTGCGCGAAGGCGCCGCGGCCGAGCGCCTCCGCCAGCACGGCGGCGAAGGAGGATTTGCCGATGCCGGGCGGCCCGACGAGCAGCGTCGCTGGCGGCCGATAGTCTTTAGCCCTGAAAAGCTCGACGAGCTCCGCGGCTTCCCGGTAGGCGTCGATCGCCTCGGCGAACCAGGGATAGCGGACGCCGAGTGCTTCGAGGCGGGAGCGATCGACCGCGCCGCCGGCCGGCAACCCGCGCGACAGGGCTTCGATCATGGCCGCCCGCCGCTCATCCGAGGAGCCGTCGGCGCTGCACATGCGGCCGCGCCCCTGCGCGCCATCGACGAAAATGGGCACGACAATCTCGCCCGATCGTTCTTTTGTCGTCGCGCTATCGGATCGCGGGCTCGGGGCTGCGGTCCGGCGCTTTGCTTCGGACGGCTCCGGGGCGCTTTTCTTCGACGGCTCCAACGCGTCGAAGTTCTCAGCCTGCCAGGCGCAGAACCGCCGCCAGTAATTCGCGACGAGCACGAGTTCGCCCTTCGCCTCGGCCGCTTCCTCCGAGATCGGCGTGAAGCCGGACAGGAGGTTGACGAGTGGCGTCGAGTCCGACGCCGTCAGCAAAGGCTCGGCAGCCGCGGCACCGATGAGCGAGCCGATGAAGCGGCGCACGTCGGCATGGAGCGCGGATGTCGGATCGCATGGGGCGCCCGAGGCGAAAAACGCCGTGAGCCGCCCAGTGAGCGAGGCGCGGGTCATGGCTCACGCCTCGATCTTCAGCGCGCGCAGCAACTCGTTGCAGAAGCGCGTGCGATGGCCGTTCCAGACAGGATGGGGATGGACGAAGAGGTCGGTGCGGCGCACCACCTGGATGAGGATGCGGCAGGCCGAAACCGCCTTGCAGATGCGATGAAAATTGGGGCCGCCACAGGCGTGGTCCCAATCGGGGTAGCTCGTGCCCTTGGCGAGACGGCGCATTTCCGGCAGCCATTCGAGCGCTTGGCGCCGCAAATCCTCGTCGAAGACGAGGCGGTTCGGATCGGCGGCGCCGAGCGCGTCCACCCGCGCCCAGAATTCGGGCCTCGCCAGATGCGCGGAGAGCCGGCTTTCGAGTTCCTTGCGGCAAGTCAGGCGGTAATTGAGCCAGCCGAAAACGAGTGCGCAGAGCGCGGTGGTGAAGAAGGCAACGAAGGTGAATTTCGGCGCGGCGTCGACGATCGAGGCGAGTAACGGCATGAGACCCTCCTGGGTTGTGGTAGACCCGGGAGAATCCAAACGGAATCGACGGTACTGAACAGCGGTACCGACGCGGTACGTCGTACCATTTATCGAAAAAAGTGCTTTGTCAGGCGGAAACCAGTCGGAAGAGATGCGGACGGTCGGTGAAGGCAAGGAGGTGCGCTGCGCCATTGAGCGCGATGACTTCGGCCCTGACCGGCGCGGAGTCGAGCCATATCGCCGCTGCGGCTTCACCGCTGACAGCATCCCAGAGGCGGATGGTCTTGTCCATGAACCAGCTCAACACAAGGAGGCGGCCGGCGACATCGGGCGCGAACTGCGCGCCAATGACAATGGCGCGATGCTGCATGGTCTTGCCGACGGGCTCGCCGGTCAGCGCGTCCCACCAGCGGACGATTCCACAAGCGGACCAGCTCAGCACGCGAGGGCGGCCGGCGACATCGGGCACGAACTGCGCGCTCTTTATCCTAAGGTCATGGCGCATGGTCGCGCCAACGGGCTCGCCGGTCAATGCGTCCCACCAGCGGAGGACTCCATCATCACCGGACCAGCTCAGCACGCGAGGGCGGCCGTCAACATCGGGCACGAACTGCGCGCCGTCGACCCTACAGTCATGGCGATTGGTCGCGCTGACAAGGCGCATGGTCGCGCCGACGGACTCGCCGGTCAGCGCGTTCCACCAGCGGATGACTCCCTCATCACCGGACCAGCTCAGCACGCAAGGGCAGCCTTCGACATCGGGCACGAACTGCGCGCCGCCCACACTAAAGTCATGCCGCATGGTCGCGCCGATTGCCTTTCCGGTCAGCGCGTCCCACCATCGGATGGCGTTGTATGCCCAGCTTAGCACGCGAGGGTGGCCGGCGACATCGGGCACGAACTGCGCGCCGTTTACCCCGTGTTTATCCGGCATCGTCTTGCCGAGTAGCTCGCCGGTCAGCGCGTCCCACCAGCGGATATCTCCATCACCGGACCAGCTCAGCACGCGAGGGCGGCCGTCAACATCGGGCACGAACTGCGCGCCTCTGACGGCGTCGTGCCGTATGATTGCGCCGAGCGGCTCGCCGGTCAGCGCGTCCCACCAGCGGATGGTGTTATCAATAGACCAACACAGCACGCTGGGTCGGCCCTCGACATCGCGTACAAACTGAGCACCTCTGCTCCAGTTCTCATGCCGCACGGTCGCCCCGAGTGGCTCGTCGGCCAGCGCGTCCCACCAGCGGATGGTTTGAAAAGACCAGCTCAGCACGCGGGGATGGCCATCCACGTCGGGCACGAACTTCGCGCCGTCTACCCCAAGGTCATGCCGCATGGTCGCGCCGAGCGGCTCGCCGGTCAGCGCGTCCCGCCAGCGGATGGTTCTGCCGAGCAAGCTCAGCACGCGAGGGCGGCCGTCGACATCGGGCACGAACTGCGCGCCGTTTACTCCGCATTTATACGGCATCGTCGCGTCGAGGAGCTCGCCGGTCAGC
The sequence above is a segment of the Methylosinus trichosporium OB3b genome. Coding sequences within it:
- a CDS encoding WD40 repeat domain-containing protein encodes the protein MLSWSGDGIIQWWDALTGEPNGVTMQHDAWVCGAQFLPDVDGRQRVLTWSCDNTVRWWDALTGEPGAIMRHDGWVLGAQFLPDVDGCPRILSWSDDQTIRWWDARTGEPIGEEMRHGGSVLGAQFLPDVDGCPRVLSYSRDCTIRWWDAQTGEPGAIMRHDGWVLGAQFLPDVDGRSRVLSWYEDGAIQWWDARTGEPIAATMQHDAWVCGAQFLPDVDGRPRVLSWSTDYTIRWWDAQTGEPIGTTMRHDGPVLGAQFLPDVDGAPLVLSWSYDHTIRWWNVLTGEPLGATMRHDNKTNGAQFLPDVDDCPCVLSWSCDHTTRWWNVLTGEPLGAMMRHDHSVVGAQFLSDVNGYRRVLSWSWDHTIRQWDALTGEPIGATMRHNNWVLGVQFVPDVEGRARVLSWSRDHTIRWWDALTGEPIGTTIQHDDWVVGAQFLPEVDGCPRVLSWSANKIRWWNALTGEAIGATMRHDDSVVGAQFLPDVDGYPRVLSWSRDCSIRWWDALTGEPIGTTIQHDDWVVGAQFLPDVIGRPRVLSWSRDHTIRWWDALTGNPLGATMRHDDEVSGVQFLPDFAGRPRVLSLGQDKAIRLWEALGCEAAAPIRLDFAPVMAEVVSLHGAPHLVAFSDRPHLFKLVNRRK
- a CDS encoding AAA family ATPase, whose amino-acid sequence is MTRASLTGRLTAFFASGAPCDPTSALHADVRRFIGSLIGAAAAEPLLTASDSTPLVNLLSGFTPISEEAAEAKGELVLVANYWRRFCAWQAENFDALEPSKKSAPEPSEAKRRTAAPSPRSDSATTKERSGEIVVPIFVDGAQGRGRMCSADGSSDERRAAMIEALSRGLPAGGAVDRSRLEALGVRYPWFAEAIDAYREAAELVELFRAKDYRPPATLLVGPPGIGKSSFAAVLAEALGRGAFAQPMAALSEGMTIVGSNPVYSGAQASLPVRAFLETGQADPMIVLDEIDKTGTSAHHGQALDALLPLLEPTTAGNFRDAFLDRAVDASRIGWIATANSVSDLPLALSSRLRVIVCREPGRDDLDAIVAGFREQFARELGAPADAVPELDEVLRARLLAALKHSGDIRKLRRIWRGEIIARKRGGAMRLEAVVSGEEV
- a CDS encoding WD40 repeat domain-containing protein, which produces MDKLAGNVGRLLRLLDDASADDRVLQYIRQVVRRSQHVLRRDRRQLTAQLKLRADAAILEDIARTLLEPERLARGLRFSPVQQSEDDGSSGLIMIVGEHHSGVRGADYIPDVGGRPRVLSWSQDYSIRWWDALTAEPIGTIMEHSNWVMGAQFVPDVDGRPRVLSWSIDGTIHWWDALTGELLGAMVEHDDAVEGARFVPDVGGRPRVLSWSGNTIRWRDPLTFEPLGAMMEHDNAVRGAQFVPDVNGRPRVLSWSQDTTIRWWDALTGEPVGAMMEHDDEVEGAQFVPDVSGRPRVLSWSIDGTIHWWDALTGELLGAMVEHDDAVEGAQFVPDVGGRPRVLSWSRDTTIRWWDALTGELLDATMPYKCGVNGAQFVPDVDGRPRVLSLLGRTIRWRDALTGEPLGATMRHDLGVDGAKFVPDVDGHPRVLSWSFQTIRWWDALADEPLGATVRHENWSRGAQFVRDVEGRPSVLCWSIDNTIRWWDALTGEPLGAIIRHDAVRGAQFVPDVDGRPRVLSWSGDGDIRWWDALTGELLGKTMPDKHGVNGAQFVPDVAGHPRVLSWAYNAIRWWDALTGKAIGATMRHDFSVGGAQFVPDVEGCPCVLSWSGDEGVIRWWNALTGESVGATMRLVSATNRHDCRVDGAQFVPDVDGRPRVLSWSGDDGVLRWWDALTGEPVGATMRHDLRIKSAQFVPDVAGRPRVLSWSACGIVRWWDALTGEPVGKTMQHRAIVIGAQFAPDVAGRLLVLSWFMDKTIRLWDAVSGEAAAAIWLDSAPVRAEVIALNGAAHLLAFTDRPHLFRLVSA